The window AACGGCCTTTTCTTCTAAACCCTACTCTTGAGCAAAATAAGGTAAAATTATTGAGGATCTTGaccccaaaattattatttttttttttaatttttaattaaaaggCTCGTATCGCGCCGGCCCGATCCGTTCTGAGAAATGGTTTGGTGCGTGTGAGAGAAGAACTGACACAAGTAGTCTCTTAATTTTTGGGTTGGTTAAAAATAATCCTTGAAAAAATGCACATGAGCTGTTTAGTCATCTATATTTTCCAAAACTGAGCAAATTTTGTACTTGTTATATTTATATCACACGTTTATAGTTATATTTCATAGAATTCGAAAAGCGTACATGCCGCTTAATTGAAAATTATCTTATATACTTTTCCCTATTCACTTTTCCTAATTTTTACCTCATGAAAAGTCTTTAATTATAAGATTTCAACAATAATGGATGTTATTGAGGGTTTGACATATATAAATATACATTCCTTTGTTACTTCATATAACTAAGGATCAAAGAAGTGAATGGTGTATTTAATTACATTGAATAAGAATTTTCTTTAGGTACAAGTAGGGAAAATGATTTCGGTCTAAGTTCATCATGATGGCTTCTTCAATTTAAACTACTCACGTGTTTATCACGAGTCAATTCAATAAAAGATAACATTATGTGTATTTTAGtaactgatcacgcccaactctagtcctaaaaaggataagcggttgctgcaaatataatccggtctaaaagtccggagtcgaatcctacagagaactaaggcttaactatagttgtttaatatcactaaaaagacaagtttgaacaattttctaaattataaaaattgaaatttatatgtctaactaattaactagcaaatactagaaagcggtaaaattatcaactaacgagataaaaggttggagactaaattaaggaggtttagagttatgatttttccaattgtCGGAATTCTTCCCgctatgttccctacaattttgcctatgtattctctactgatcgtgagcactttaggtgccgtaattttctctcgagcaactacaataatttactagacatattctctcgaactacgccaGTTGGCTTCATCTAACCGCTCACTATGACCACTTCAAggttttgttatttctaaacctacctttaaactcactgtattgatttctcacaaaCGTTAGAAGTGACGTCGTTCAACAACTATCTAAATATGTATcttttctcaagcaacacataataaataggcacagtcaatcgatggccattcaatcaactaaaataagcacatagttgaacaaatagataaattcaaaggctaaattatatcaaaacataacaagaattcatcatcCAAGAGGCtccatcaaaatcctagataacaaattagctattcataatggTATGCAAAAAATACAcaactagaattcataaccaataatggaaataggaagaaggaagtgaaatactcgtagaagaattctccgccttccTCCTaatgtgttcttgcctccttaggtcgaatatctggtctccttagcctccttaggtctaaattatgctCAAAGTATGTCAAAGGTCTTCAAAATATCGTTTTTCtgtgtatatataccaagtagggtcgggccaaAACAATTATACTTTCTCTTACACgaaaaatgatatttttccaGGTCAGGACGTCCGCGGATTCTACTGTGGACTATTTGGAATTTTGAGAAACgtaaaaacataaaagttgtagccctttgaattagctttccaatcatatattgtggagcccaaatggagttctgaacgaaaagttatgtgcattttattagataatgcgcaatatgcctactcgattcttcgttcgttcttaactatcgaATTTCCGAACACGATCTCGGCTTAATtcattgggcttttactcagacttcaaagttccaaatcacataaattcattccataacatctgcatagctcggaatcactcctacaaggcataagacacacaattagtgcaaaacattaGCGATTAAAACTCAAACCCAATTGAAGTACAGTGAATTAAAATGTAATAATCGAcgaaaatacgtaattatagcctatcatcaatacTAATGAGCAAAGGTGCTCAATTTTGGTAAACATAAAAGGACTAAAACCGTTCAAGTGTTTATTTAAAAGGACTATTTTAAATCAAAGCCCGAAGATAAGGGACTAGGTTTAGAATTTTCTTCCTTCCGACACCAATTCAATGGTGTTCTGTGTAGATATACTCCCAAATGCAAATCCAGACACGCCAAAGGGAGAAGTAAGATGGCTACCGCAGGCAGTGGAGGAAAGGAGGTACCGAAGATAGTATGGAACGAGAGAGTAGGAAGATTCGAGACGGAGGACAAGGAAGCCTTTTTGGAGTACGAGCTGAGAAACAAAGTGATCATGGACATTCTCCATACCTATGTCCCTCCTAGCAAGCGCGGATTAGGGCTCGCTTCTCATCTTTGTGTTGCCGCTTTTTCTCACGCCCAATCCCATTCCCTACACGTCATTCCCTCCTGTTCTTACGTCTCTGTGAGTCTCCTTTggtcttttatttattttgtttcctGGATTTTGCAAATTGTGCATTTTGCGTCCTGAGTTTATTAATTTCCATATGAATGTTGTCCTTTTATTTAATAATCTTTTTGATTCTTAAATTTCTTGCTCTGCTGATACCTACTTCAACTGTTAAAATTCAAGTAGATAGGTCTTTTTTTAATCTGTCTTTTGCTTTGTTAAACTATAGCCTATAAGCAAAAAATGGCACACCTAATTAATGGAAGGGGTACTGCTATACAAGTTACTCGTGTGTCCTACTATGCATATCAACTTCTCTTTAAGCTGTACagcttatatttttctttctaacATGTTCTTTGGTTTAGTTTCCAATATTATGTCATGCACTTATGTTTCCTGAAAATACAAGATGCAACTTTTTTTACCCGACGAGTTCTTTTTATCCATAATATTGCTTTTGACTGTTAGTTTTAGTTAAAAGCTATTGCTCTTTGTTAAAACTAGCTACAAAAAACTatgtttctctctctctctctgcttCCGCTTTCTAACCAAGACAGCCTGCAATAATTCAAGTTGATTTCTTCCTCCGATGCACCAGCTGATATTAGTTTGAGGTACAACCAAAGGTGACTGACAATTTTACTGCAGTTGCACATTAAAAGGAGGGACGAGGAAAAAAACTGATGTTTTGATGACCTTATGTCCTTATAAATTAAAGAAATAGAAAATCGTGTTTACTCTGCGACCTTATGTCCTTAGGTGTCATGGTTGATCATTTGTAGCTGTCTAAACTACTGAAAATGAACACAAGTTTACAGACCCTCAAAGAATCTCAAATGGTCTTCAAATGTCTCTCCATTTCGGATTTTGGAGATAGATCCATCCTCTTGTACCCAATACTCTGGGACCTTATGTCCTTATAaattaaagaaatagaagattGTGTTTAAATTGGAGAGAAACCTTGACTAAAAAGATAGTCCTATTTTCCTGTAAAAGATCACAAGTGAGTGTCCTCTCATCCTCTTGCGCTAGTCAACATTCAAGCCAAAACTGATATTATTTGGCATCATATCCTGCATAGTTACCGACTATTTTATCATACAAACAACGCCAACAATTAAGAGCTTTAGGTGGAACAAGATCTATCTCAAATCTTGAAGGTCTTTCACCGACATGTTATCAAAGGAAAGAATTAACATAGATGCTTGCAACTCTTCTCATAAACATCTGAATTTGGCATCGGGAACTTATTTACAAGCTCATCCCCTTTGTCCCTCCTTATGATAAGATCTGCAACAATAGCAGTCATCTGAGCTCCAACCTGCTTGATTTCATTAAACTGCTTCCTTAATGATTCACAAACAAACACCAACGTATTGCAGTGGGTACAGTAATCTTAGAAGTGGTGCTCCTCACCACTTCCCTCCCCCTTTCCATGGATAAATAAAGGATGAGTCACCAGAACATAGTCCTGGCTTGAAGAATTAGTTGCCTGTGTCTTCTCATTCTGTAGATTTCAACAGAGAGATTGGTCGCTGTAGCTGTTAAATATCAAAGGTGAACTCTCCCACAGAtctttggtctagtggtaagagcGCCACGTGTGAAGTGTGGATTAACCGCACATCACGAGTTCGAATCCTAGTCGGATAcaaagcctggtatttaagtggagaagggtagtaGAGGGGCAAGCTCGTTATTCACTGAGGTTCAAACCATGTGGCATGCGCCAGCTGACACCTTGGGAACTCTTGGTTATCAAAAATCAATCATGAACTCTGCTGTGATCTTTTTGTATAGAATCCTAGTTGTAACTTTTCTTGGCATAATTTCAGTTCCAAGTTAAGAACCAGTTGCATGATATGGACTTGCTCTTATTTTAGTTGGTAATATTATTATTACAGTTACATTATCCTACTAAAAAATAACTAGGATTTACTTATTCATGTATGAATTTTGTTTAACTAGAAAATATGGCCTCCTTCCAAGTTCAAACCAAATAGTGATCTAagttgttctttccttttctttttcttttttgataaagAGTGATCTAAGTTGCTCTTAACAATAATTTTTCAGTTCCTCCAGGCATAGTTGTATTTTCCATGGCTGGCTTCAGTATTTTATCATAGATTAGATTAGTATAAACAAAATCAAGGCGTTTCGGTCAGTGTCTCATTTAAAAGCTGCATTATTGCTGTAAGGCTGAACTAATGTATTGTTCCTCATGCAGGATACATTCCTTCCAAGGAACCCTTCTTGGAATTCTATTTTGCACAAAGAGGACCTGAAATCTCACATTTGAAGCAGCATGTTGTTTCTCTCTGAATTATTACCTCTTGCGCTTCTGCTTAATGGAGTCTTCATTGTGTGCGAATTGGTTGATGTAGGAGCAAAAGATCCAGCCCTTGTAAGCGTAGGCAAGCAAACTCACGCTGGGTTCTGTTGTACTATCTGTCTCGTATATGTACAGTATAGTAGAGTGTTTTGCTATAAATTGGATCCATTTCCTGCTTTCGATGAACCAATGGCAAAGCTCAGAGTTTATAATAACATACCTCTCAAGTACAACTCTGTGTTTTCACTCTCATAATTGATTGGATTTTGCTCCTCTAATTCTCCCTTGACTTCCAAGTATGTCTCTCTGTGCGCAATAGGCCCCTCGCTACTTTAATATAGGCATCTACCTATCTCTGTGTCTTTTGCTATTGGCAATGAGCAGTGAGCACTAAGTAAAAGCATTTTATGTTTAACGAAACAATAGCCCGGCTTTTGCTTACTATAAGTGGTGTGGCATGAAACAATCAGCTAAAGGACTGACCAGCTACATATCTCAACACAAATAAGTAAAATGAGACAAGAATaacaatatttaaaattattcaGAGGCAAAACTTTAAAATTTTATGCCCTCGTTttgttactttttattttatacttTCAAATGTTCTTTATAGTTTGAGATTACGGGCAATTGAACTAATAACGTTGTTTTGCTATCCTTAAAAGACCAAAAAAAAAggatataatttctatccaaccAGATCAAATTGAAGTTATATAGGTCAAAATCGAAGAGAAAATTAAACTGTACCAAATTTAATTTAATATggtagtaatataatatttaggaaattgaatatagaaaataccaaattgaaataattaaaaaccgaaCCAATAGCACTAATTAAAGTGCAAGAACTCGTTCAATTTAATTTTGTTTACCAACTAAAACAATGAAACTGGGCTTGTTTGATACATTTGTGAAACTACGAGGACTTATTTGCTCTTTTATCGTAATTATTCCACCCCCTTCTCGTAGCCTGATTCTGATATGAAGTGGCTTGATTGACATTTGCCGCCGGTGACTCCAACCTGTCGGTGTTCTCCGGCGAAATCGACAGTCAACCTCCTCCATCTCCCTCTCTGTAAACAATGGATCAATCTTTTCTGCTGATGCTAACAAATCTTCTTCACCTTCAGAACCACCTTGACCCTACCACCTCTCTCCTCTCCGATTCCAGCTCCTCTTATTCTTCCTCCATCGCTTCACCCACCTCCCCTACTTCCCTCCTCACCTCCACCTCTGCCGCCCCTCTCCTCTTCTTCACCATCGCCTCTGTTCTCTCTTACCTAGCCACCCACCACTCACCCAACAAAAAACCCAAAACTTCACCTAATAACGACAACAACAACCCCTCTTCTCCGTCTCACGCCGCCGCTGCCGCCGAATTCTCCGTCTCGGCCTTCCGTGCTCTCTCCACTGAACATATTTGGGCCATGGAAGCTCCTCTCCGTGACGCTCAGTGGCGTTCCCTGTACGGCTTATCATATCCAGTTTTCACCACCGTTGTCGATAAGCTGAAACCCTACATTACCCAGTCCCAACTTTCTCTCCCGTCTGATTACGCTGTTGCTATGGTACTTTCTAGACTCTTCCACGGCTTTTCTGCTAAAACCCTAGCTACCCGTTATGGTCTTGAACCTTACCTGATCTCGAAAATTACTAACATGGTCACCCGCCTCTTGGCTACTAAGCTTTACCCTGAATTTATCAAGATTCCGGTGAGTCGCCGCCGTCTTGTGGAGACCACTCAAGGGTTTCAAGAGCTGACTTCACTCCCTAATATATGTGGAGCTATTGATGGAACGGCTGTTAGGCTGCAGCATCTTCCGTCAGACACTGTTAACTCTTCTATGTACTTTAGTAAATATGGATTCCCCTCCGTATTGCTTCAGGTTGTTGCTGATCACAAGAAGATATTTTGGGATGTTTGTGTGAAAGCCCCAGGTGGATTTGACGATGCTACACATTTTAGGGATAGTTTGTTGTATAATAGGTTGATTTCCGGTGATATTGTTTGGGACAAAGGGGTTAATGTTAGGGGACAACATGTGAGGCCTTATATTGTTGGGGACTGGTGTTTTCCTTTGTTGTCTTTTTTGCTCACTCCGTTTTCATGGAATAGGACTGGTTCGCCTGCTCAAAACGCGTACGATGAGGGCTTGATGAAGGGGAGGAAGATGGTTGAGGAAGCTATAGGTTTGTTGAAGGGGAGGTGGAAAATTCTTCAGAATTTGAATGTGGGACTAAGTCATGCGCCACAAACGATTGTTGCTTGTTGTGTGTTGCATAACTTGTGTCAGATTGCGAGGGAGCCGGAGCCAGAGCTTTGGAGGGAGCCAGAAGAGAATGGTTCCCCTCCAAGGGTGTTAGAGAACGAGAAGTCATTCTATTATTATGGTGAAAGCTTGAGGCAGGCCTTGGCTGATGATCTATATCAACGCCTATCTTTGAGATGAAAGAATTTACCAGGAGGAGGGGAAATCTTCTAATGCGTTGCTTTGATGTAAGGATAAGTTTACTACTTGTTAATTCTAGTTTTTGGTTCCTGCTAGCTGATATTGCTCTTTGACAAACCTTAAGGGGTAGGAAAGATCCTCTTTTTACTGAGCAGTACCTGTAGTCTAGTTGATAACCTTGAACTACCTCAAGGATTCGGTTTGTTTGATTCCTGTGAGGCATAGTTGCTGCTTTTTAAATCTTATGTTGAATGAAAAATATAGTAAGATCTACGTCTTTTCTGTAAATCATTGAGATATGTGGCTTTATGCAGCTACAATTTTCACCTTGTCTAATTGTTAGTTTGAGTTATGACCTTCTGATTGCACAAATTTCTGGATTTACCAACCTCAAAGAACGGGATCCCAGATCATCAACCTAATGCGGACTTGTGTTCTTTTTTGCTTCCTTTTCTGAGGACGGTGGTGTCTGGACCAGCTTGCTCGCTatatactttttttcttttcttttagtgaCAGTGATCGAATTGCTTCCACTTTGGCCCATGCTTCAgtcgtccttaacttttgaatgcATGAAAAACTGCTCATAGACAAGTCCTCTAGCATTGTATCAGCTACAATACTGAAATTAAGTGTGAGCTAGAATGGAAATTTTCTACCTCAGCAAAGAGATGCGAAACTTGGTGCAACTCAGGTGTTGCATACCTTCTGGTTCACATTAGTTATTCTAGCTGGGTATATTCAATGTTATTGTCTTATTGAGAATCTGATACTTACCTAAAACTTTTGTCAAAATATACTTACCTAAACATCAGAAAAAGTAAAAACTTAGAGGCAATGTGCTGTTCTTGTATGTATGTTCCAATATGTTCAATAGGAACTGTTTCTTTTCCAAGTGCCATTTGTTACCCTTTTATCAGGAAGTGCCATTTGTGACTTCCTATTGTTCTCCTTTGTTTATGATTCTTAGAAGTTAAAAAGTTGTGTTGAACACACTGCGAACAGGAAAGAACGTCTTCAAAAGAGAATGGTTCCCCTCCAAGGGTGTTAGAGGATGAGCTACACTCATTTGAACCAGATAATGTTTGGGTTGTAAAATTACAAGtctcattttctttgatatattgtTGATTAACCTATTCATCATATAGGACCTGACAGTTTGGTTTTAAGGCAAGTTTAAGTTGGATTTCCTGGTCAGAAGTCAAAAAAGAGATTTGAATTTGCTTTTCAATTCTGTAATATGTTGAATCaattcttgtttttgtttttcgcccttttgtttcttgggggtTAGAGAGTTGAGGCCGGGGAGCTAATGCAGTTAACGGAAGTGGGAAATGTCTGTTTCTACTTTCTGTTGACATGCTCCAGATATAGACAATGTAATTCAGGACATTGTTTGGGAAATTACAGTTAGGTACTCATATTAGAAAgaagtaaaggaagaatgtgttAACGTGCTTGCTGGAATTGTGTGCTAGCTAGGAGAAGTTTCAAGTGAAATATCTCATTGATGGACATTTTATGAAAAACAGAAAGCGTTATTGTCAAGAGATGCCCGTTTGATTTAATTGGTTCCGaaaaagtttgacttttatagtgaagtgttgttatatagggatgttgttCTAGAGATGTCTGACTATACCAGAAACAATAACGTctggatttatttatttttcctaaagaaaaaaaatagttttgggaaaagggccaaatatacccttcTACTTTCAGATATTGTTTATATTTAACCTCCGTTATATTATCGGATCAAATTTATCCCTACAAtcaataaacttttaaaaattacccctcaGTCCGTCAGGTGATCGAGAATCTcccaaattattttaattaagtcATTGATTCTTCTTTTTGGTCCACTATTTTCGAAATAATTGGCATTTACCTACTTTTTGAATtggagaaaaaaatattaaataatacaaccgaataaacaaagtatagtaaattgaaaaatctaaattaggtagcttttctaaattctaaaaatatttacaacatcccaattttaatgaattcgttgcaccaaatgtatggagactttgcaagtattagtgattgaagttgaagttcctcagagactttacattgtctaattcaactttgctttaattAAATGTCTACACATTGtgcactcttaagttagtcgatTGAACTCTATACTAACTAGGCAatataatacacaataaatagaCCCACTGATTCTACGGTATGTATATGGTTGAAAactaaatataattttaaaccaATTTCAAACCCATTATTACCAGAAGAGAAGTGGGTGCCTGGGTAATTAAAAATATTCCtgaataatttgtatagtctagTAACTTTAGCATTCACATTAATAGTAATTTCTGTAAATAGTGGAGCAAGAAaaacaacaagtgatttaaataaaaagaatttgggagattttggattacttaacagattaagtggtaatttttaaatgttTGCTAATgataggggtaaatttggccgaATAGTATAACAAAGGTTATATGTAGACAATATTTGAaggtagaggggtatatttggccctctTCCCTTTAGTTTTCGAAgattaaaagattttttttagtgAAAGCCCGTTTGCAGAAATAAGGGGCGTTTATACTTGCCTAGCATCAGCCAAGTAGGATTAAAATCACCAAGATTTACCAACATTTTAATCAACtgttaaaacaaataaaatccaTCTAGCAGCAATTAAAAATTTCCCGGCGGTCAGCACAAGTTTAGTAAGGCAAGAAAGCAGGGGTATCGCTTGTTAGAGATTGCTGGATACTGTGCTTAAATGAGCCATTCAAACAAGTACGCTATACCTTTTTACACAAGTTCATTCATAACAGGGaagttttattctttttcttattGAAAAGGGTTGGGGGTACTGAGGGGAGAATTGTACGTTCAACTGAAGACGAGACACCAATTGGAAAGATCATCAGTTTTATGTACCAATGTGTTGGAAATACCAATTATGTCGTCCTGGGAAGTAGAAGACAACCGATTAAAACAGaggtgaattaaaaaaaaaaaaaaaagtccagTGGACAGGATTTTGGTAAATCAAATAAAACACTACTAAGCATGCATAACCAGACTTTCCAAAACACGGGGGTGCCGTTCAGCTGCTTAAAATTGATGTAAGAAATATGAAGAATATATAGCACCAGAGTTGCTCTGGGAACAAACTGCTAATGTTGGAGTGGACCAACATAAAAGCCAGGGGCAATTTTGAACGAATATTGAGAGGTCCAGCATCTAACCAAGGAAACATCATCGATACAGTTAAACATGGATTCTTGTTAAAGGCAGCATGCTTTCACTTCCAAATGCATGAGGAGAGATTATGTCAATGCCAATTTTGCACTCCATGAAGCAACTAGCTGTGACATGCTTGCCGCAACCCCGTAGCCACAAGGCAAACTGAGGACTATTATAGCTTGTACTAAAATGCTCAGCTTTCGCTAACTTGCATTGACCACCAATTTTAGGAACATCATCTACAAGCAACATGCACTGGCTTAGCAAACAACTTCACAATATATGCCCCTCGGAAATTCAAAGGATGCTGATAGCATTAGGCATTATCACAAAGACTGCAACTATCATCTTATCAGAATGATGCAAATGAAAAAACCCGTCAATGCAGGTAGCTAAAGAGAGTGTATTACAAGCATCCGCAAAGTACTCATCTGATTAAAGTATCTATGTTAACCATACCAAAACCATGAAAAAAGGTACTAGCAAAGAAGAGTTAAACAATAACAGCTTAGGATTGGTTAATCATAAAAAAATGCTCTTTCCTCTACAGTCATATCATTGTCTAAATTTAATTGGTTAAGCATAAGAAATTGGTCCTACGGTCACGTCTTTGTCTAAGTATAATTTTAGTAAGAGAACTAAACATATTAGCAAAAGACGATGTCATACCTGAAATTTGCACACTTTCTCAAACAGAACTCGTCTCTTTCTTATTTTTGATTCACCTGTTCCAAATAAACCCCTACTTATTGCTTAAAGGGATTTGAAACATCGTTCAGcctttactttaaaaaaaaaagggtgtTCAGCTTTTTGCCAACACATTTTTGATATATGGACCAACAATTAACGTAGAGCAGATATATTACAGAAAGACATGAGAGTATGGTATATCTAGTTGGCATGGGCTCAGTTAATCAGCCAATACAAAAGGCAATGTTTACATGAGATACATGACATAGATGCTGGGAGGGAATGATTAATATGATAGTGTCATGTTTTTTGAAAGGGAAGGTGTTCTTAATAAAACAATCAGCAGTTCAGCACTAAGGAGGAGCTTTAATCTTTAAATAGTACAAGATGACCCCAAAAGCCAAAAACCTCCCTTCTATCAATGGAGGAAATTCCATGAAACAACAACTGTAATCCCACGAGTGGGGTTCATGAATCCCAACATATCTGCCCCATTTACAAGTTGTTGTTTACACCCCTAAAGAAACGCAAAACTATACAGTTAAAGTTTACCTTCTAAATTAGTTGGCTTTGTATTCATAACATCTCAATTTCTCTTTCCAATCTGCCCACCATATGCAAGCAAGGATGGTGTTCCATATTCTCCGCATGCCTTGATAGATGGTGCCATTTCTGAAGAGAAAAAACCAAAATAATTTGCAGTTGATAACCATAAACTGACATCTCCAAATGCGAGAATCTAAGGTTAAATGTAATTGAACTCTCTCAAGAAGTTCAAAAGTCTTATGCAGAATTTCATGTGCAGAAAACTTATAAAATTGAGGTACATGTTAAATCCAAAAATAGGAGTTGAATATCTGACCTTCCAGCTTGTGGGAAACTGTTGAATTACAAGCAAATCAGGAAATTAACCATATCGAACGAGAAAGTTGCTTGACTGAATAAGGTGACAGCTTCCCAACAACTCTATTTCAGAGGATTTCTAGCAACTGTTTTCTGAAAAGAAGTTTTCCAACTGTTTTCCTATGTTCACAATGGTATGAGAAACATAGAGGAGTGGAAAGCAACATGTTGCAGCCCAGTTTTCTGCTGCTTGATGCACTCTAACATGCACATGACAAAAGTAGTGTGATCATTCCAGATGATAAATACTTTATCATGGCATGTGAGAAAAAGCAGTTTTCCCACTATTCGGAAAAAGGCCATCCTTGGCCATATCAGTAAGTACATTGAATACTGCATCCATGTTCCCTTCCTTGTAGTTTACATCAACAATACCTTTTGCTAGCTCACCATCAGCAAGTTTACAGGACCCCAATGTGCTTTGAATTACTTGATGTAATTCTTCACTCATCCCTTCTTTAAATAGTTCTTTCATCAGCACAATAAGACTAACTGTATGAGGAACAAACCCAAAACTTACCATTTCTCTATAAAGATGCAAGGCTCTATGTAAATTCCCACCCCTAGAATGACCATGTATAAGCAGATTGTAAGCCGCTTCACTCGGCTTCTTGTCTTTTTGCAGCATCAACTCAAAAACTCTGTCCGCTTCATCTAACAAACCTTTCATGCAGAATCCTTTAATAAGATCTGTTGCACTCTTAAAATCAAGATCATTGCAACTTTCAATCAGCATATCATATGTGACACTATTAGGAACGG of the Nicotiana tabacum cultivar K326 chromosome 7, ASM71507v2, whole genome shotgun sequence genome contains:
- the LOC107813917 gene encoding acetyltransferase At1g77540 — translated: MATAGSGGKEVPKIVWNERVGRFETEDKEAFLEYELRNKVIMDILHTYVPPSKRGLGLASHLCVAAFSHAQSHSLHVIPSCSYVSDTFLPRNPSWNSILHKEDLKSHI
- the LOC107813828 gene encoding protein ANTAGONIST OF LIKE HETEROCHROMATIN PROTEIN 1-like; the encoded protein is MDQSFLLMLTNLLHLQNHLDPTTSLLSDSSSSYSSSIASPTSPTSLLTSTSAAPLLFFTIASVLSYLATHHSPNKKPKTSPNNDNNNPSSPSHAAAAAEFSVSAFRALSTEHIWAMEAPLRDAQWRSLYGLSYPVFTTVVDKLKPYITQSQLSLPSDYAVAMVLSRLFHGFSAKTLATRYGLEPYLISKITNMVTRLLATKLYPEFIKIPVSRRRLVETTQGFQELTSLPNICGAIDGTAVRLQHLPSDTVNSSMYFSKYGFPSVLLQVVADHKKIFWDVCVKAPGGFDDATHFRDSLLYNRLISGDIVWDKGVNVRGQHVRPYIVGDWCFPLLSFLLTPFSWNRTGSPAQNAYDEGLMKGRKMVEEAIGLLKGRWKILQNLNVGLSHAPQTIVACCVLHNLCQIAREPEPELWREPEENGSPPRVLENEKSFYYYGESLRQALADDLYQRLSLR